A portion of the Bacteroides faecium genome contains these proteins:
- a CDS encoding RagB/SusD family nutrient uptake outer membrane protein has product MKTTKYIVAAFSLILGLSSCYDLDVAPYDKVAQGNYWKTEADAKSGVMGVYAQLKNNGAYGYMPLFDTYSDIAQGPGGPVEQGTYNGAYDFLVQNWQDTYDGIQRANTVVKNVSGMAIDETVKNRILGEARFLRALYYFHLADFFGGVPVYDESWEVSESFNEMLLPRSSREEVWAFIIKDLTFAVTNLPLKWDASDYGRATKGAAYALRGKTYLYMKDWKKAIEDFEEIVYNKTNQYGYKLYPDYSALFTSAGPVPNDNETIFAIQNKGTTDNLYGMALCTLYGTRGSYGGGRATCMPSVTLADMYEEKDGQPFDWNNHIPGYNENDAVKKKAFLATLNSSKQKLETIPDTALLGNIYRGRDPRMMQSLIVPYSYYNGYIVGTGAKRQLYAIAAGTTVANGFIQNDRGWNVYFYRKFVPIEDMGGAITNRNHTPINFPVIRFADVLLMLAEAYNEDNQLEKAIVELNKVRNRQSTKMPGLNSGPAWLQVTEKEEMSERIMKERAVELIGEGHRFSDLRRWGLAVQYLNNRQEKDFTGEVRFTRKFTDRDYLWPIPSEEIQRNPALKPNNPGW; this is encoded by the coding sequence ATGAAAACAACAAAATATATTGTTGCAGCATTTTCCCTTATATTGGGATTGAGCAGCTGTTATGATTTGGATGTGGCTCCCTACGATAAAGTGGCTCAAGGCAACTATTGGAAAACCGAGGCTGATGCCAAGTCGGGAGTGATGGGAGTATATGCCCAGTTAAAGAATAATGGGGCTTATGGATATATGCCGTTATTTGATACTTATTCTGATATTGCTCAAGGGCCTGGCGGTCCGGTTGAACAAGGGACTTATAACGGTGCCTATGATTTTCTTGTGCAAAACTGGCAAGATACTTATGATGGCATTCAACGTGCCAATACGGTTGTCAAGAATGTGTCGGGCATGGCAATTGACGAGACGGTAAAGAATCGTATTTTAGGTGAAGCCCGTTTCTTGAGGGCATTGTATTATTTCCATCTGGCAGACTTTTTCGGGGGAGTACCTGTTTACGACGAAAGTTGGGAAGTTTCCGAGTCATTCAATGAAATGTTGTTGCCTCGTAGTTCCAGAGAAGAAGTGTGGGCGTTTATCATTAAAGACCTGACATTTGCCGTAACGAATCTTCCTCTCAAATGGGATGCGTCTGATTATGGCAGGGCAACAAAAGGGGCGGCTTATGCTTTGCGTGGAAAGACATATCTGTATATGAAGGATTGGAAGAAGGCGATAGAAGATTTTGAGGAGATTGTTTATAATAAAACCAATCAGTATGGTTATAAATTGTATCCGGATTATTCAGCCCTGTTCACTTCGGCGGGGCCGGTGCCGAATGATAATGAAACTATATTTGCCATTCAGAATAAGGGTACTACTGATAATTTGTATGGAATGGCATTGTGCACTTTATATGGAACCCGTGGCTCTTATGGAGGAGGCCGGGCCACCTGTATGCCATCTGTGACATTGGCAGATATGTATGAGGAGAAGGATGGTCAGCCGTTCGATTGGAATAATCATATCCCGGGATATAATGAGAATGATGCAGTGAAGAAAAAGGCTTTTCTGGCTACGTTGAACTCCTCGAAGCAGAAACTGGAAACCATACCGGATACGGCATTATTAGGTAATATCTATAGGGGCAGGGATCCGCGAATGATGCAATCCCTGATAGTGCCGTATTCTTATTATAATGGCTATATTGTAGGAACGGGAGCTAAGAGACAGTTGTATGCCATTGCTGCAGGAACAACCGTGGCTAATGGTTTTATACAGAATGACAGGGGGTGGAATGTTTATTTTTACCGTAAGTTTGTTCCTATTGAAGACATGGGAGGGGCAATTACGAACCGTAATCATACTCCTATTAATTTCCCCGTCATTCGTTTCGCAGATGTATTGTTAATGTTGGCAGAGGCTTATAATGAGGATAATCAACTGGAAAAGGCTATCGTTGAATTGAATAAGGTACGAAACAGGCAGTCTACCAAAATGCCGGGGCTGAATAGTGGTCCGGCATGGTTACAAGTAACCGAAAAGGAAGAAATGTCCGAACGTATTATGAAGGAACGCGCGGTAGAACTTATAGGTGAAGGGCATCGCTTCAGTGACTTGAGGCGTTGGGGGCTAGCTGTGCAATACTTGAACAATCGGCAAGAGAAAGACTTTACCGGAGAAGTTCGTTTCACACGCAAGTTTACCGACAGGGATTATTTATGGCCTATCCCCAGTGAAGAGATTCAACGAAATCCGGCTTTGAAACCGAATAATCCGGGTTGGTGA
- a CDS encoding SusC/RagA family TonB-linked outer membrane protein, with protein MKQKDISKRICSFYMIIFMLMIPIYGIWAQSPLNISGKVVDGNNEPMIGATVRIKGQQTGTITDMDGLFSIRAQEKDVLLFSYIGYARQEMEASKANGATIILTEDGKALEEVVVVGYATQKKVNLTGSVSTVNLIEQAESRPMTSLSTGLAGLSSGLYVNQGSARPNNDGATLLVRGQGTLNNSSPLVIIDGAEGNINEVNPQDVESISVLKDASSSAIYGSRAANGVILITTKKGSEGKASISYNGYVSFQKPSNTIKTVNNYADYMEYYNEAAYNVDPTAMPLYSERKIAEWRVHPNEPYLYPNTNWADEIFSTGVSTNHNLSFSVGNRKLKVFGSVAYLSNPGIVENSAYERFSARLNVNAELKPWITLGMNISGLKSDAEMGSKYMSSLFDKIANPGIVYRHPDGRYGAVENPEENQQVQSPLYHLNMYQGNIEVNNITSRFWGNIKVFKGLNIEASYTYRRNNTQEEETPDYADRWSFQTNTITQLAAGKTYVRNKNWTNTHHVADVVARFQKTFFDKLDVGVLAGASQEKDNVKWFEAKRYDLLADNLSVINGATGDSETSGAATDWVMRSYFGRINLSWADKYLFEGNIRRDGSSRFHKDHRWGTFPSFSLGWRMSEENFLKSVKWINMMKLRLSWGALGNNAVDNYEYQSVYNKDNYILGNAVMQGLAQTQLANAMVSWETTYVTNIGLDFNLFGSKLDGTIDVFNKDTRDILIDLPAPLLVGNASIPTQNAARVRNRGIEMNLKWNHKIGKVDYFVGGNFTFIDNEVTRFKGEERSITGTNMIQEGYPINIQYVLAVDRILQTDEDMLFVEKMIKDAPIDPATGQRVNPFASYGTPQKGDFLYKDINGDGIIDDNDKYAVGHGLAPRFTYGFSFGAEWNGFDFACLFQGNAGIKRYWQDKFYRGCIDYGSVINKEIAEGAWREGRTDAKYPRLLTNLDTKNTQPSDFWVHNKSYLRLKNVQVGYKLPKKLLQRLDISQLRIYTSLENMLTFTSYKGIDPEINGTTYPTMKQVTVGVNVVF; from the coding sequence ATGAAACAGAAAGACATCAGTAAACGAATATGTTCATTTTATATGATTATATTCATGCTCATGATACCTATATATGGTATTTGGGCGCAGTCACCATTGAATATAAGCGGGAAAGTGGTGGATGGAAACAACGAGCCCATGATTGGAGCTACGGTTCGGATTAAAGGACAACAGACTGGTACTATCACTGATATGGACGGTTTGTTCTCCATAAGGGCTCAGGAGAAAGATGTACTCCTATTTTCGTATATAGGATATGCCCGACAGGAAATGGAAGCGTCAAAGGCTAATGGTGCAACCATTATTTTGACAGAAGACGGCAAGGCATTGGAAGAAGTTGTTGTGGTGGGCTACGCCACTCAAAAAAAGGTGAATCTAACAGGTTCGGTATCTACTGTGAATCTGATAGAACAGGCCGAAAGCCGTCCGATGACAAGCCTATCAACCGGTTTAGCAGGATTGAGCTCCGGATTATATGTCAATCAGGGTTCGGCCCGTCCTAATAATGACGGAGCGACATTGCTTGTCAGAGGGCAGGGAACGCTGAACAACTCTTCTCCGCTTGTTATAATTGATGGGGCGGAAGGCAATATCAACGAAGTCAATCCGCAGGATGTGGAATCTATTTCCGTGTTGAAAGACGCTTCCTCATCAGCTATTTACGGTTCAAGGGCAGCAAATGGAGTTATTCTTATAACTACCAAGAAAGGTTCGGAGGGTAAGGCATCTATTTCTTACAATGGATATGTTTCATTTCAAAAGCCTTCTAATACAATTAAGACTGTGAATAACTATGCGGATTATATGGAATATTACAATGAGGCGGCATATAATGTTGACCCCACTGCAATGCCTTTATATTCGGAACGGAAAATAGCAGAATGGCGTGTACATCCCAATGAGCCTTATCTATATCCAAACACAAATTGGGCAGATGAAATATTTTCAACCGGGGTATCTACTAACCATAATTTGTCATTCTCGGTTGGAAACCGGAAATTGAAAGTCTTCGGTTCTGTTGCTTATCTGAGTAATCCGGGTATTGTGGAGAATTCGGCCTATGAGAGATTTTCAGCCCGTCTTAATGTGAATGCAGAATTGAAACCTTGGATAACGTTAGGTATGAATATCAGCGGGCTCAAGTCGGATGCTGAGATGGGGTCTAAATATATGAGTTCATTATTTGATAAGATAGCTAATCCGGGTATTGTTTATCGTCATCCCGACGGCAGGTATGGGGCTGTTGAAAATCCGGAAGAGAACCAGCAGGTGCAGAGCCCTCTTTATCATTTGAACATGTATCAGGGAAATATAGAAGTTAATAATATCACTTCCCGGTTTTGGGGAAATATAAAAGTTTTCAAAGGTTTAAATATAGAAGCATCCTACACTTACCGTCGCAATAACACACAAGAAGAAGAAACCCCTGATTATGCTGACCGTTGGAGTTTTCAGACTAATACGATAACGCAACTGGCTGCCGGCAAAACGTATGTGAGGAATAAGAACTGGACAAACACACATCATGTGGCGGATGTAGTTGCGCGTTTCCAAAAAACATTCTTTGACAAGCTGGATGTAGGAGTGTTGGCAGGCGCCAGTCAGGAGAAAGACAATGTGAAATGGTTTGAAGCTAAGCGCTATGACCTTCTTGCTGATAATCTCTCTGTTATAAATGGTGCTACCGGTGATTCGGAGACTAGCGGGGCGGCAACCGATTGGGTGATGCGTTCTTACTTTGGGCGAATCAATTTGTCATGGGCGGATAAATATCTATTCGAAGGAAACATACGTCGCGACGGCTCTTCCCGTTTCCATAAGGATCATCGATGGGGGACATTCCCTTCTTTCTCTTTAGGTTGGCGCATGTCAGAGGAGAATTTCCTGAAGTCTGTCAAGTGGATCAATATGATGAAGTTGAGACTTTCATGGGGAGCGTTGGGTAATAATGCTGTGGATAATTATGAATACCAGTCTGTATATAACAAGGATAATTATATCTTGGGAAATGCTGTCATGCAGGGATTGGCGCAAACACAACTGGCCAATGCGATGGTGTCTTGGGAAACGACCTATGTTACTAATATCGGGCTTGATTTCAATCTCTTCGGTTCGAAACTGGATGGAACGATTGATGTCTTCAATAAAGATACTCGTGATATTCTTATCGACCTTCCGGCACCGTTACTTGTCGGGAATGCGTCCATTCCTACACAAAATGCTGCGAGAGTCAGAAACAGAGGTATCGAGATGAACTTGAAGTGGAATCATAAGATTGGAAAGGTCGATTATTTTGTGGGAGGTAATTTTACCTTCATAGACAATGAAGTGACGCGTTTCAAGGGAGAAGAAAGATCGATAACGGGAACGAACATGATTCAGGAAGGATATCCTATCAATATCCAATATGTGCTGGCTGTTGACCGTATTCTTCAAACAGATGAAGATATGTTATTTGTCGAGAAGATGATTAAGGATGCGCCTATTGATCCTGCTACCGGGCAACGTGTCAATCCGTTCGCCTCGTATGGAACCCCGCAAAAAGGAGACTTTTTATATAAGGATATCAATGGTGACGGAATCATCGATGACAATGATAAATATGCGGTAGGACATGGCCTCGCTCCCCGCTTCACTTATGGATTCTCATTCGGAGCAGAGTGGAATGGATTCGATTTTGCCTGTTTGTTTCAGGGGAATGCCGGGATAAAAAGATATTGGCAAGATAAGTTCTATAGAGGATGTATTGATTACGGAAGTGTGATAAACAAAGAAATCGCCGAAGGTGCTTGGAGAGAAGGGAGAACTGATGCCAAATATCCGAGATTACTTACTAACTTGGATACAAAGAATACTCAGCCGAGCGATTTTTGGGTGCATAATAAATCGTATTTGCGTTTGAAGAATGTCCAGGTTGGTTATAAACTTCCGAAGAAACTCCTTCAGAGACTGGATATATCACAGCTTCGCATATATACGAGCTTGGAGAATATGCTGACGTTTACTTCTTACAAAGGTATCGATCCGGAAATAAACGGAACAACTTATCCGACGATGAAACAAGTGACAGTGGGTGTAAATGTGGTATTTTAA
- a CDS encoding alginate lyase family protein yields MKNKLMKMQFLLLLTTVVVVQSFAQSNSIKIKKEHPRLILSNADIDLMRGNALSGIEPWKTAWENLKNEIDGYADEKWKTKVYRGDVSMSFYNAAIRDGSAARDLAIGYQITKDRRYAVKAIRIIDEWSSPKDVAGAYFDPDKSYPNTGMLVSRGIFAFLYAYDLLCADNLIDKDKQKQFKDWLRILLPHIKEGARRWHENDYFGKQYYQNHIVAEVVGLMSIGIILRDNELVNYAYDGKNNPRNAKNVIEGMILMNGQPPYVGEPGSWATHDGEIMDRYRHFVLTHHGYTTKPNRALQYVGLSTNLMMITAEMGRLNGFDLYDYVAPAGENIKLPLLFYADFYITKDASIKGGFYEGEDSWINHNDQAVFTLWEVAHARYPEEKIFNEVLRRNERASRKLHLLGPVLLTHGRCIE; encoded by the coding sequence ATGAAAAACAAGTTGATGAAGATGCAGTTTTTATTGTTACTGACGACCGTCGTTGTAGTGCAATCTTTTGCCCAAAGCAATTCTATAAAGATAAAGAAGGAACATCCCCGCCTGATTTTATCGAATGCGGATATTGATTTAATGCGTGGAAATGCCCTTTCCGGTATTGAGCCTTGGAAAACAGCTTGGGAGAATCTGAAAAATGAGATTGATGGCTATGCGGATGAAAAATGGAAAACGAAAGTTTATCGGGGGGATGTCAGCATGTCATTTTATAATGCTGCAATACGTGATGGATCAGCGGCTCGTGATTTAGCGATTGGTTATCAGATAACCAAGGATAGGCGTTATGCAGTCAAGGCTATTAGAATCATTGATGAATGGTCCTCACCTAAGGATGTGGCAGGTGCTTATTTTGATCCCGATAAATCCTATCCTAATACCGGAATGTTAGTATCCCGCGGAATATTTGCTTTTTTGTATGCTTATGATTTGCTTTGTGCGGACAATCTGATTGATAAAGATAAGCAAAAGCAATTTAAAGACTGGCTTAGAATATTACTTCCTCATATAAAGGAGGGAGCCAGACGATGGCATGAGAACGACTATTTTGGGAAACAGTACTATCAGAATCACATTGTTGCAGAAGTGGTAGGTCTTATGTCTATCGGTATCATTCTGCGCGACAATGAGCTGGTGAACTATGCATACGATGGGAAAAATAATCCGCGTAATGCAAAGAATGTGATTGAAGGCATGATTCTGATGAATGGACAACCCCCTTACGTTGGTGAGCCAGGTAGTTGGGCCACTCATGATGGAGAAATAATGGACAGGTACAGGCATTTCGTTCTGACTCACCACGGATATACCACAAAACCGAACAGGGCATTGCAATATGTCGGATTATCAACTAATTTGATGATGATAACAGCAGAAATGGGGCGACTGAACGGATTCGACCTTTATGATTACGTAGCACCAGCAGGTGAGAATATTAAGCTTCCTCTGTTATTTTATGCCGATTTCTATATTACAAAAGATGCTTCTATAAAAGGAGGGTTTTATGAGGGGGAGGATTCCTGGATTAATCATAATGACCAGGCTGTTTTCACTTTGTGGGAAGTGGCACATGCGCGTTATCCTGAAGAGAAAATCTTTAATGAGGTTTTACGTAGAAATGAACGTGCTTCTCGAAAACTACATTTGTTAGGGCCGGTATTGCTTACTCACGGGCGTTGTATTGAATAA
- a CDS encoding glycoside hydrolase family 88 protein, translated as MKNYVVICLLSFMVSGCVTTPEPSMEHVVDYALNRAVEQYKHMYAVMDSIPEMLPRSVDKNGGLETSDSYFWTSGFYPGTLWYLYEYTGDEQLKEMASRMSDRVEIQKYNKDNHDVGFMINCSFGNKYRLLGDTSCIDIITTTARSLSTRYRSAVGCTRSWSHPGTLHWQFPVIIDNMMNLELLCRATEFSGDKSFYNMAISHADKTMANHFRPDYSCYHVVNYDTISGNALQKCTWQGYADESVWSRGQSWALYGYTMMYRETKQPRYLEQARHIARFLINHPKMPQDKIPYWDFDDPGVPNVLRDASAAAIMASALLELSGYVDKATGQDYIAVAETQLKTLASDEYLAKPGENANFILKHSVGFLPQNSEVDVPLTYADYYFVEALMRYRAMCLKE; from the coding sequence ATGAAAAATTATGTGGTGATATGCCTGCTCTCATTTATGGTATCAGGATGTGTAACAACTCCGGAACCTTCTATGGAACACGTTGTCGATTATGCCTTGAATCGGGCGGTAGAACAATATAAGCATATGTACGCTGTCATGGATTCTATTCCGGAGATGTTACCCCGTTCGGTGGATAAAAACGGGGGGCTTGAAACCTCAGACTCTTATTTCTGGACGAGCGGTTTTTATCCCGGAACTCTTTGGTACTTATATGAATATACCGGAGACGAGCAACTAAAGGAGATGGCTTCCAGGATGAGTGACAGAGTGGAGATTCAGAAGTATAATAAGGACAATCATGATGTCGGCTTTATGATTAACTGTTCTTTCGGGAATAAATACCGGTTATTGGGTGATACTTCCTGTATTGATATAATTACTACGACCGCCCGGTCGTTATCTACGCGCTATCGTTCAGCCGTAGGATGCACGCGTTCATGGAGCCATCCGGGAACCTTGCATTGGCAGTTTCCCGTAATCATTGATAATATGATGAATCTTGAATTGCTCTGCCGTGCGACGGAGTTCTCAGGTGACAAGAGTTTCTACAATATGGCAATCTCTCATGCTGACAAAACAATGGCGAATCATTTCAGACCGGATTATAGTTGTTATCATGTGGTGAACTATGACACGATAAGCGGGAACGCGCTCCAGAAATGTACATGGCAAGGATACGCTGATGAGTCGGTATGGAGCAGGGGACAATCCTGGGCATTATACGGATATACGATGATGTATAGGGAGACGAAACAACCACGCTATCTGGAACAAGCCAGGCATATCGCCCGGTTCCTGATTAACCACCCGAAGATGCCGCAGGATAAGATTCCTTATTGGGACTTTGACGACCCTGGCGTTCCGAATGTCTTGAGAGATGCTTCGGCTGCTGCTATCATGGCGTCTGCCTTGTTGGAACTGTCGGGCTATGTGGACAAAGCAACCGGGCAAGACTATATCGCTGTTGCTGAAACGCAACTTAAAACGTTGGCTTCGGACGAATATCTGGCAAAGCCGGGAGAGAATGCTAATTTTATACTTAAACATAGTGTAGGTTTCTTACCTCAGAACAGTGAGGTAGATGTCCCCTTGACTTATGCCGATTATTATTTTGTGGAAGCACTAATGAGATACAGGGCTATGTGTCTGAAAGAATAG